Within the Kingella potus genome, the region GGCGGTGTCGCCGTTGAGGCGGTAGGGGGCGAAGTCGAAACGCATCAGCAGACCGGATACGTTGCTGCCGTTGCGGCTGCGCAGGGAGAAGCCCGCCGTATCGGGGGCGGCGGTTTTGCCGCACGCTTTTTTGCCCTTGCCGCAGGCATCTTCTTTTTTATCAACATCTTCGTAGGCATCGGCGGTGTTTTCGGTGTAGGGCGCGGCGGCCGGGACGTAGCGGCCGTTTTCCTGTTTGAGCACGGCCACGACGGCGGTGTAGGTGCTGCGGTGGTCATAGAGGCCGGCGCAGGCCTGCTTGTTATCGGTGCGGCCTGCTGCGGCATCGGGGCTGACGGGAACGGTGCAGGCAACGGCGATGTAGCGGCCGGGGCTGTCGGGCCAGGCGCGCAGTTCGAGGAAGTTCCAGCTCAGGCCGTGCAGCTTGGCGGGAACGGCGGCTTTGAGGATTTCCTGTGCGGCGGGGGTGTCCAAATCGAGCGGCCTGAAGGCGGGTATGGCTTTGCCGGACATTTGGCTTTCGTAGATGGCGCGGCCTTCCGGGCTGCGGATGGCTCCGCCCGCTTTGTCGAGCGAGCGGACGCGGGTTTCTCCGGCGTGTGCGGACACGGCGGCGGCAAGCAGGAGGAGCAGGAGGCGTTGCATGGTTTTTCTTTCGTAACCCGAGGCGGCGGCTTACTGCTCCGCCCGCTGTGCGTTTTCAGACGGTCTGTACGGCAATGTTAAAAATCGTGAAAAGTATAGCAGCTTAACGCGCTGCGGGAAAACAGGCCGTCTGAAAATGCCAATCCGGCTTTTCAGACGGCCTGTTTGCGCCAAGCCCCGCCGCCGCACGGCATCCGCAGCCCTTCCCCGCTGCGCGGGAGGCCGTCTGAAAACGCTGTTCGGGCAGCGGGAGGGACGGCCTAAGGCGGCGGGCAGCTTTCGGTGCGCGGCTTGAGTTTCTGGTATTCGTTGCAGGCGCGGTAGAGGTCGGGATAGAGCGGGGAGAAATGGGGCGAGCGGCGGATTTGCGGCACATAGTATTTCATCGAACTCGGGTAGTAGCGGTAGAGCTGCCGCATCCATGCTTCGGCCTGCGCGGGATCGCCGGTGCGGTATTGGTAGAGGCCGTATTGCGAGGCGGTGGCGTAGGGTCGGTGGCGCAGGGCGCGGCGGGCGGCTTTTTCCGCCCAGGGTTTGATAACGTTGTCGGAGGGCGAGGCGCGGCGGGTAAGGGCGAGTTCGGCGTAATAGGCCAACAGCGGCTCTTTGGCGGCAATGGCGCGCAGGCCGTCGATTTTGCGGCCGACTGCCGCGTAGTCGTCGTTTTTGTCGGTTTTGGCAAAGGCGGTGAGGTCGTAATAGACAAAGCCCAGTTTGACCGTGCCTGCGGCAATCACAAGGGCGGCCGCGGCAGGCAGCAGGGCGGGTATGCCCCAGGCCGTCTGAAAGGGGCGGCGTTCGGACGGGGCGGCTCCCGCCATCAGCGCGAAGGGAACGAGGAAATAGATATACCACAGCGGATATTCGAGCATACTGTGGCACAGGCTCACCGCCATCAGCATGAGCGGGAACAGGCAGGCGGCGGTGGCAGGCCGTCTGAAAAAGGGTTTGACCACCCAAACCGCGCCGCCAAACACCAGCAGCGTGCCGACCAGCCCCATTTCGGCCAAAAGCTGCAAGACGATGTTGTGCGAATGGGTAAAGAGGACGCTGATGCCGTTGGGGCTGTAGCCCTGCGGGAACTCGGCGGCGAGAAAGCCCTGCAAAGAAAAACTGTCCCAGCCGTGGCCGAACAGCGGGGCGGAGCGGAACACGCGCCATGCGTTGCGCCATTCCAAATCCCGTGCCGACATGGCAAACGAGCTGCCGCCGACGCGCTGCAAAGCCGTTTCCACCGGCGTGCCGCCCAGCCAGCCGAGCAGGGTGTTGAGCGCAAGCTGCACCGCCACCACCGCCGCCAGCGCAAACAGGGATACGGCAAACAGGCGGTTGCCCGCCCTGCCCTGCCGCAGCCGCCACACCGCCGCCAGAGCCGCCACAGCCGCCACATAAAGCAGGATGGTGCGCGAATTGACCAGCCCCAGTACGCCCGCCAGATACAGCACCGCCGGCAGCGCAAGGGCGGTGTGCAGCTTTTTCGCGCCCCACAGATAGGAGGCCGACACCAAAGCCCACATCAGATAATGTCCCAGATGGTTGCGCTGGCCGAGCTGGCCGGTGATGTTGTTTTTCGCCCCGGCCGCCAGATAGCCGGCGAAATGCGATGCCCAGCCCAGATACTGCATCAGAGCCACCGCCGCCTGCAAACATCCGCCGGCAAGCAGGGCCCAGGCCAGCGCGTCGACCACCTTTTCCTGCCCCAGCGACAGCACCCAGCCCCGACACGCCCACAGCATCAGCGCGATCACAACAAAAGCCCACGCCGCCATGTCCGACATACCGTAATAATCCAGCCCCATCACCCGCGCCTGTATGTGCCAAAACAGTGCCAGCACGAGAAAATAGGCCGTGCCGCGCGGCGGCAGCACGTTCAGACGGCCTGCGGCAAAAGTCAGCAGCACCAGCAGCAGGGCCAGCAGCAGCGAGCCGCTTTCGAGATAGAAGCTCGACAGCGGCCCCACGCGCAGGATGGACAGGAAAGGCACGGTGCAGATCAGGCCGAAGGCGGCAAGCAGCAGCGCGAAGCCCCAACGGCTTGCACGCGGAAATTCAGTCCGCATCCCCGCCTCCTTTGCGTATTGCGGCCACAAACCACAGGCAGCAGGCGAAATAGCCCGCGCCCAACACCGCCGCCGCCGCCGCACACAGGCGCGATGCCGCCGACACGTCCGCCAGCCGCATCACCGCCTCGGCCAGATACAGCAGCACCAGCATACACGACCATTGGAAGGTATAAACCCGCCCTTTCAGCACCCCCGCCAGCGGCAGGCACAGCGGCAGGGCTTTCAAAGCCAGCCACGAGCCGCCCGGGCGCAGCGGTGCGAGCCACAATTCCCAGGCCGCACACAGCGCGATCAGCGCAATCAGGCAGCAGGCTGCCAGACGCTGCGGCAGCAGCGTGTTTTTGCGAACATCCATAAGTCAAACCGTTCCAACAGAGGCCGTCTGAAAACGGGAATCCGCTTCCTGTTTTCAGACGGCCTCGTACAAACAAAAAACAGGCCGCAACAAGCGGCCGCAAACGGCGCGGATTATAACCGAAAGGCCGTGCGGACGGCTGTTTCAGACGGCCTCCCGCGCCTGCCGCACAACGCTTCAGCCCAATTCCGCCAGCCAGCCGCGCGGCCGCAGGTAATCCTGCAAACGCGCCTCCGCGCTGCCCGCTTCGGGCGCGTAGCCGTATTCGAAACGCACCAGCGGCGGCATCGACATCAAAATGCTTTCGGTGCGCCCGCCGCTTTGCAGGCCGAAGTGTGTTCCCCGGTCGAATACCAGATTGAATTCCACATAGCGGCCGCGCCGGTAGAGCTGGAACTGCCGCTCGCGCTCGCCGTAGGGCGTGTGTTTGCGGCGGGCAACGATGGGGCGGTAGGCTTCGGTATAGGCCTCGCCGGTTTCGCGGATGAAGCGCAGGCAGGTGTCGAAACCAAAGCGGTTCAAATCGTCGAAAAACAGCCCGCCCACGCCGCGCGTTTCGCTCCGGTGCGGCAGGTAGAAATATTCGTCGCACCATTTTTTGTATTCGGCGTAGAGGCCGTCTGAAAACGGATCGCACAGGTTTTTCGCCGTTTGGTGCCAATGCAGGATGTCTTCGTCAAACGGATAAAACGGCGTGAGGTCGAAGCCGCCGCCAAACCACCACACCGCTTCGCCCCCTTGCGGGCGGGCGCAGAAAAAGCGCACATTGGCATGGCTGGTCGGCACATAGGGATTGCGCGGATGGATCACCAGCGACACCCCCGCCGCCTCGAAGGCCGCGCCCGCCAGTTCGGGGCGGGAAGCGGTGGCCGAAGCGGGCAGCGACGCGCCCTGCACATGGGAAAAATTCACCCCCGCCTGCTCGAACACCGCGCCCTGCTTCAATACACGGCTCTCGCCCGTGCCGAGTTTGCTCTGCCAAAGCTCGGCGGCAAAGGCCGCGCCGTTTTCCTCTTCGGCCTGCAACTGGGCGCAGATGTGGTTTTGCAGATGGTGCAGCACGTTTAAAACAGCCTGAATGTCCATGGTTTTTCCTTTTTTGATCCGGGCGGCGGATTATATAGCGAGTCAAAACAAGAAAGATACAAAGCGGCAGGCCGCAGATTTCCTGTTGCATCCCGCCATAAGCGAAACAGGCGGGCGGTTTGCCTGTATCATCCGCCCTCTTTGTCCCAACGGCATCCGCAATATGCTTGAAGAAACCTTCGCCAATACCGACACCCCGTTAAGCACAAGCAACACCCGCGACGGCATCCTCATCCGCTCCGCCTGCCACGACGGCAACGCCCGCCTCGTTTTCACCGGCGAGTTCAAAGCCGTCTCCGCCGCGCAGGAAAGAACATACCGCCAGTTCAAACTGTCGTTTTCCGGCATCGCGTCCTATATCTGCACCGAATTGGATTTATGCCCGCTGGACGCGAAAATGTCGGCCAATTTCAACATCATCGAAAATTCCGCCTTTGTCCGTGCCCACCGGCTGGACGGCTTTACCCACTATATCCTGTCGTCTTACGACTACACCTATCAGATTGTCGCCCAAAACATGGCTTTCGATCTGCTGCCCGAACAAGCCTGAAACGGAACATCCCATGAGCCTCACCCGCCGCCGCTTCCTCGCCCTAAGCTCCGCCGCCCTCTTTGCCGCCTGCACCAAAACCGCCCGCCAAGCCGCCATCCCGCGCGGCGGCACGGTGCTGGCTTTGGGCGACTCGCTGACCTACGGCTACGGCGCACCGCCCGAAGCCGCCTACCCCGCCCGCCTCGCCGAAATCACCGGCTGGAAAGTCGTCAACGGCGGCGTGTCGGGCGACACTTCCGAACAGGCTCTCGAACGCCTGCCCGCGCTGATGCGGCGGCAGCCCGCGCTGGTGCTGCTGGGCATAGGCGGCAACGACTTCCTGCGCCGCCTGCCCGAAGCCGCCACCCGCCGCAACATCGGCGACACCATCGCCGCCGTGCAGGCTGCGGGCGTGCCGCTGGTGCTGATTGCCGAACCCGGATTCAGCCTCGGCGCACTGGTCGGCAGCCTGTCCGACCATCCGCTTTACGAAGACTTGGCCGGACAATACCGCGTCCCCCTGTTTGCCAACGGCTGGTCGCGCATCCTCAGCGACGACGCGCTCAAATCCGATGCCGTCCACGCCAACGCACGCGGCTACGCCCTGTTTGCCGAACGGCTGGCCGCGTTTTTGCAGGAGCAGGGATTCAGCCGCGCCTGACAGCTTTGAGGCCGTCTGAAACGCTTTTGCCGACGCTTTCAGACGGCCTTTCGGGTAAAATACCGCGTTTCCACATAATACGGCCGTCTGAAAAAGGCTTTCAGACGGCCTCATATTCATATCGAAAGGGCATTCATGAATCTGCAAAAAACCATCCAAACCGAAGCCGAAGCCGCCTTTGCCGCCGCAGGCATCGCCGGTGCGCCCGTTGTGCTGCAGCCTGCCAAAAACGCCGACTTCGGCGACTACCAAATCAACGGCGTGATGGGCGCGGCCAAAAAAGCCGGTCAAAACCCGCGCGAGCTGGCGCAGAAAGTGGCCGCCGCGCTGGCGGGCAACGCCGTGATTGAAAGCGCACAAGTGGCCGGCCCGGGCTTTATCAACCTGCGCCTTGCGCCCGCATTTCTCGCACAACACGTTCAGACGGCCTTAAACGACCCGCGCAGCGGCGCAGCGAAAAAAGCCGCGCCGCAAACCGTGGTCATTGATTACTCCTCGCCCAATCTCGCCAAAGAAATGCACGTCGGCCATCTGCGTTCCAGCATCATCGGCGACAGCATTTCGCGCGTACTCGAATTTGCCGGCCACACCGTTATCCGCCAAAACCACGTCGGCGACTGGGGCACGCAGTTTGGCATGCTCGTTGCCTATATGGTGGAGCAGCAGAAAGACAACGCCGCATTTGAACTCTCTGATTTGGAACAGTTTTACCGTGCCGCCAAAGTGCGTTTCGACGAAGACCCCGCCTTTGCCGACACCGCACGCGGCTATGTGGTGAAGCTGCAGGGCGGCGATGAACACGTTTTAAACCTGTGGCGGCAGTTTGTCGAAATCTCGCTCGGCCACGCACAGGCGGTGTACGACACGCTCGGTCTGAAACTCACGCCCGCCGATGTCGCGGGCGAATCGAAATACAATCCCGAGCTGCAAAACACCGTGGACGACTTGGTACAAAAAGGCCTGGCGGTGGAAGACAGCGGCGCGAAAGTCGTGTTTCTCGACGAGTTTAAAAACAAAGAAGGCGAGCCTGCCGCGTTTATCGTGCAGAAACAGGGCGGCGGCTTTCTTTACGCCTCCACCGATCTGGCCTGCCTGCGCTACCGCGTCGGCAGCCTCAAAGCCGACCGCCTGATTTATGTAGTCGATCACCGCCAGGCTCTGCACTTCGAGCAGCTTTTCGCCACCTCGCGCAAAGCCGGCTACCTGCCCGAAAATGTCAAAGCCGAATTTGTCGGCTTCGGCACCATGATGGGCAAAGACGGCCGCCCGTTCAAAACCCGCTCCGGCGACACCGTCAAACTCGTTGATTTGCTTAATGAAGCCGTCGAACGCGCCGCCCTGCTCGTGCGGGAAAAAAACCCGTCCCTAAGCGCGGACGAAGCGGCAAAAACCGCCCGCAACGTCGGTATCGGCGCAGTGAAATACGCCGATTTGAGCAAAAACCGCACCGGCGACTACATATTCGACTGGGAAGCCATGCTCTCGTTCGAAGGCAACACCGCCCCCTACCTGCAATACGCCTACACCCGCGTGCAGAGCGTATTCCGCAAAGCGGGAGAATGGGACGCGGCGGCGGATTTGGTTTTGTCCGAAGCGGCGGAAAAACAGCTTGCCGTCGAACTTTTGAAATTTGAAGACGTATTGCAGAGTGTGGCCGACACCTCCCATCCGCACTACCTCGCCGCCTACCTCTACCAGCTCGCCACCCTGTTTTCACGCTTCTACGAAGCCTGTCCGATACTCAAAGCCGAAGGACAAACCCGCAACAGCCGCCTGCAACTGGCGCGGCTCACCGGCAATATCCTGCAACAGGGCTTGGAGCTGCTGGGAATCGAAGTGTCGGAAGTGATGTAAACCCCGTCCGCCGCAATAAAACAGGCCGTCTGAAAACGCAAACCCGCTTTTCAGACGGCCTGTTCCGTTTACCCGCCGAATCCGCGCAGGGTGTGTCGCACAGCGACGCACGCGACCTTTGCCGCAGCAAACCGCCGTGCAAACCAAAACCGCGTGCGCGGCGAGCCGCACACCCCAGCCTAACGGCAGAGGCCGTCTGAAAACGCAAACGGCATTTCAAACACACCAAACCCGCTTTTCAGACGGCCTGTTCCGTTTGCCCTGCCGAATCCGCGTAGGGTGTGTCGCCAAAGCGACGCACGCGTTTCCCGCCGCAGCAAACAGCCGTACAAACCAAAAACCGCGTGCGCGGCGAGCCGCACACCCCAGCCTAACGGCAGAGGCCGTCTGAAAATCCGAAATTTCGGATTTTCAGACGGCCTCTTTGTTCCCCCGCCCTACCCTGCCCGCTGCGCCAGCACCCGCTCTACGGTATCGACCACCGCCTGCGTCTGCGGGTCGGCTTCGAGGTTGATTTCGTCGCCCTCCTGCCGTGTGCCGAACAGGGTGCGCTGCATGGTTTCGGGGATGAGGTGGACGGAAAACCAGTCTGCCGACACTTCGCCGACGGTCAGGCTGCATCCGTCCAGTCCGACAAAGCCTTTGGGCAAAATGTAGGGCGCGGCGGCGGCCGGCAGGGCAAACCGCATACTGATGTTGCGCCCGCTGCGGACAATGCGGACAAGCGGCGTGGTGCAGGTAATGTGGCCGCTCATCAGGTGGCCGCCGATTTCGTCGCCGATGCGGGCGGCGCGTTCGAGATTGACCGCGTCGCCCGCTTTCAGACGGCCTAAATTGGTTTTGGCGAGGGTTTCGCCCATCAGATCGAATTTCACGCGCCGTCCGTCGGCTTCGGCGATGGTGAGGCAGCAGCCGTTGTTGGCCACCGACGCGCCGGTTTGCAAACCCTGCGCCATGTGTTCCGGCAGCTCGACGGTGTGGCGGCGGAAGTCGGCGGCGGGCTGCTCTACGGCCAGCACGCGCCCCATGCCCTGTACGATTCCTGTAAACATGATTGCTCCTTTATTGGCCGAGAGGCCGTCTGAAACCTTCCCGCTCCGGCGGAGCGGCTTTCAGACGGCCTCCAAGTCCCGCTATTCTTCTGCGGCTTCGGTGTGGAAAAAAATCTGCTGCTGCAACAGCGTGTTGCCCGCAGCGTCGGTCAGCGCGCCCTGCGCCGCGCCGTGTTTGATCACGGCCAGGCTGATGCGGCCTTCGGGGCTGTCCGCGCTGTTGAGGACGATGCCCGCTTCGGCCAAATCCTGCAATACCGCCGCACCCGCCGCAACGCTGCCGCCGGCCAGCACGGCCGGGCCGCGTTTGACCTGCCCGCGGTATTGGGCGCGGGCAATGATTTCCTGCCCGGGATAGCAGCCTTTTTTGAAATGCACGCCGCCTATGGTGTGCTGGTTGAGCATTTGCGCAACGCAGCTTTCTTTGGTGGCGGCGCAGATCCATGGGTAGCCGCTGCGGATTTCGTGCAGATTCCATGCGTTTTCGGCGGCGGCACCGTATGCGGGCAGGTCTGCGCTTGCGCCGACAAGGAACACGCCGCCGTGCGGCAGCGGGATTTCGATCAGCCCTTCCCCGTCCGCGCCCTGCGGGGAAGAAGTTTGCACCACGGCAAACGGGAAGGCCAGGCTGGGCGCGTCGGCCGGATGCGGCGGCAGCGCGTCGTCCAAACGGCCTGCCGCGCCGTAGTTTTCCAAAATTTCAAAACCGACATCGGCACGCAGCACAAACATCCGCAGCCGTTTGACCACGGCTTCGGCCAAATCGGCCGCCAGCACCAGCAGCAGGTTGCCGCCGGTATTGGCGACTATCATGTTGGCGATAACCCGGCCTTTGGGGGTGTTGTAGGTGGCGTAGCAGGCCTGATTGGGGGCGAGTGCCTCGATGTGGTTGGAAAGCTGGCCGTGGAGGAAGGAGGCGCGGTCGCTGCCTGTGGCACGGATAACGGCGAAAAAGGGTAAAAGCGATGTGTGCATGGCGTTTCCTTTCGGTTGGACAAAACGGCAGATATTGTCAGGCCTCGGGCGGCGCGGACAAACGGCAGGCCGTCTGAAAAAGCGGGCGGCGGTTTTCCAAACGGCTCTGCACAAGCGGCGCAAACGCCTTACACGGCGGCATCGTCGCGCTCGCCGGTGCGGATGCGGACGGCCTCCTCCACCGGCAGGATGAAGATTTTGCCGTCGCCGATTTTGCCGGAGCGGGCGGTTTCGACTATCACCTCCACCGCCTGCGCCACTTGCTCGTCGCGCAGGACGAGTTCGATTTTGACTTTCGGCAGAAAATCAACGGCGTATTCCGCGCCCCGATATACTTCGGTGTGGCCTTTCTGGCGGCCGAAACCCTTGACTTCGGTTACGGTCATGCCGGTGATGCCGATGTCGGTAAGTGCCTCGCGCACGTCGTCGAGTTTGAACGGTTTGATAACGGCTTCGATTTTTTTCATGGGATACCTGTCGTGTCGGGGCTTTTCAGACGGCCTGCCGCACCCTCGGAGGCCGTCTGAAAGCGGGTTGGAAAGGCGCGGAAATTAACACAAAGGCAGACACGCTTCAATCTGCCGCGCACCCGCCCGCCCGCCGCACGCGCGGCGGCGGCTTTTTCCCCGCCTTGCCCCGCGCCGCTTGGCGTATAATGCGCGGCTTTGCAACACAACGCTATTTGAAAGCCCTGCCATGTCTGTCGTCCTCCCCCTGCGCGGCGCGCGCGCGCTGTCTGATTTCCGTATTGAAAAACTCCTGCAAAAAGCCGCTTCTCTCGGTTTGCCTGCCGCAGAATTGTCGAGCGAATTTTGGTATTTCGCCGCTTCTGCCGCGCCTTTGGCGGCGGACGGGGTGGCGAAGCTGGAAGCCCTGCTTGATGCGCAAAACACCCCCGCGCCGGCGCTTTCAGACGGCCTGAATCTGTTTTTGGTTACACCGCGCATCGGCACGGTTTCGCCGTGGGCATCGAAGGCGACGGACATCGCGCACAACTGCGGCCTGACGCAGATCGAACGCATCGAGCGCGGCATGGCGGTGTGGGTTTCAGGCCGTCTGAACGAAGCGCAGAAGCAGCAGTGGGCGGCTTTGCTGCACGACCGCATGACCGAAAGCGTGCTGCCCGGTTTTCAGACGGCCTCGCGGCTGTTTGCCCACCCCGAAGCGCAAACCTTTGCCACGGTGGACGTTTTGGGCGGCGGCAAAGACGCGCTGGTACGCGCCAATACGGAAATGGGGCTGGCGTTGTCGCCCGACGAAATCGACTATCTGCTGGAAAACTATCAGGCCTTGCAGCGCAATCCTTCCGACGTGGAGCTGATGATGTTCGCCCAGGCCAACAGCGAACACTGCCGCCACAAAATCTTCAATGCCGACTTTATCCTCAACGGCGAGGCGCAGCCCAAAACCCTGTTCGGCATGATACGCGACACCCACAACGCCCACCCCGATGGCACGGTGGTGGCCTATAAAGACAACGCGTCGATTATCGAGGGGGCGAAAATCAAGCGTTTTTATCCGCACGCAGCGGAAAACCAGGGCTACCGTTTCGCCGAAGAAGACACGCACATCCTGATGAAGGTGGAAACCCACAACCACCCCACCGCCATCGCGCCGTTTGCGGGTGCGGCCACGGGCGCGGGCGGCGAAATCCGCGACGAGGGCGCAACCGGACGCGGCGCGCGCCCCAAAGCGGGCCTGACCGGCTTTACCGTATCCAACCTCAATATTCCCGGTTTCGCGCAGCCGTGGGAGCAGCCATACGGCAAGCCCGCCCACATCAGCAGCGCGTTGGACATCATGATCGACGGCCCCGTCGGCGGCGCGGCGTTCAACAACGAATTCGGCCGCCCGAACCTCACCGGCTATTTCCGCACCTTTGAAGAGCGTTTCGACGGCCAAATGCGCGGCTACCACAAGCCGATTATGATTGCCGGCGGCCTGGGCAATATCCAAGCGCAGCAAACGCATAAAAACGAAATTCCCGAAGGCGCATTGTTAATCCAGCTCGGCGGGCCGGGCATGCTGATCGGCTTGGGCGGCGGCGCGGCTTCGTCTATGGACACCGGCAGCAACGATTCCAGCCTGGATTTCAACTCGGTGCAGCGCGGCAATCCCGAAATCGAACGCCGCGCACAGGAAGTCATCGACCGCTGCTGGCAGCTCGGCGCGGCCAACCCGATTATCGCCATCCACGATGTCGGCGCGGGCGGCTTGTCCAACGCCTTTCCCGAGCTGGTCAACGACGCGGGGCGCGGCGCGGTGTTCAAGCTGCGCGACGTGCCGCTGGAAGAACACGGCCTGAACCCGATGCAGATTTGGTGCAACGAAGCGCAGGAGCGTTATGTGTTGTCGGTGTTGCCCGCCGATTTGGCGGCGTTTGAAGCCATTTGCGAACGCGAGCGCTGCCCGTTTGCCGTGGTCGGCACGGCCACCGACGACGGCCATTTGCAGGTGCGCGACGATTTGTACAGCAACAACCCCGTCGATCTGCCGCTGAACGTGTTGCTGGGCAAACCGCCCAAAACCACGCGCCGCGACGAAACCGTCAGGCCGTCTGAAAAAGCGTTTTCAGGTAGCCGTATCGATTTGAAAGAAGCCGCCTACCGCGTTTTGCGCCT harbors:
- the argS gene encoding arginine--tRNA ligase produces the protein MNLQKTIQTEAEAAFAAAGIAGAPVVLQPAKNADFGDYQINGVMGAAKKAGQNPRELAQKVAAALAGNAVIESAQVAGPGFINLRLAPAFLAQHVQTALNDPRSGAAKKAAPQTVVIDYSSPNLAKEMHVGHLRSSIIGDSISRVLEFAGHTVIRQNHVGDWGTQFGMLVAYMVEQQKDNAAFELSDLEQFYRAAKVRFDEDPAFADTARGYVVKLQGGDEHVLNLWRQFVEISLGHAQAVYDTLGLKLTPADVAGESKYNPELQNTVDDLVQKGLAVEDSGAKVVFLDEFKNKEGEPAAFIVQKQGGGFLYASTDLACLRYRVGSLKADRLIYVVDHRQALHFEQLFATSRKAGYLPENVKAEFVGFGTMMGKDGRPFKTRSGDTVKLVDLLNEAVERAALLVREKNPSLSADEAAKTARNVGIGAVKYADLSKNRTGDYIFDWEAMLSFEGNTAPYLQYAYTRVQSVFRKAGEWDAAADLVLSEAAEKQLAVELLKFEDVLQSVADTSHPHYLAAYLYQLATLFSRFYEACPILKAEGQTRNSRLQLARLTGNILQQGLELLGIEVSEVM
- a CDS encoding GDSL-type esterase/lipase family protein; amino-acid sequence: MSLTRRRFLALSSAALFAACTKTARQAAIPRGGTVLALGDSLTYGYGAPPEAAYPARLAEITGWKVVNGGVSGDTSEQALERLPALMRRQPALVLLGIGGNDFLRRLPEAATRRNIGDTIAAVQAAGVPLVLIAEPGFSLGALVGSLSDHPLYEDLAGQYRVPLFANGWSRILSDDALKSDAVHANARGYALFAERLAAFLQEQGFSRA
- a CDS encoding YgfZ/GcvT domain-containing protein, translating into MHTSLLPFFAVIRATGSDRASFLHGQLSNHIEALAPNQACYATYNTPKGRVIANMIVANTGGNLLLVLAADLAEAVVKRLRMFVLRADVGFEILENYGAAGRLDDALPPHPADAPSLAFPFAVVQTSSPQGADGEGLIEIPLPHGGVFLVGASADLPAYGAAAENAWNLHEIRSGYPWICAATKESCVAQMLNQHTIGGVHFKKGCYPGQEIIARAQYRGQVKRGPAVLAGGSVAAGAAVLQDLAEAGIVLNSADSPEGRISLAVIKHGAAQGALTDAAGNTLLQQQIFFHTEAAEE
- a CDS encoding riboflavin synthase subunit alpha, producing the protein MFTGIVQGMGRVLAVEQPAADFRRHTVELPEHMAQGLQTGASVANNGCCLTIAEADGRRVKFDLMGETLAKTNLGRLKAGDAVNLERAARIGDEIGGHLMSGHITCTTPLVRIVRSGRNISMRFALPAAAAPYILPKGFVGLDGCSLTVGEVSADWFSVHLIPETMQRTLFGTRQEGDEINLEADPQTQAVVDTVERVLAQRAG
- a CDS encoding PglL family O-oligosaccharyltransferase; the protein is MRTEFPRASRWGFALLLAAFGLICTVPFLSILRVGPLSSFYLESGSLLLALLLVLLTFAAGRLNVLPPRGTAYFLVLALFWHIQARVMGLDYYGMSDMAAWAFVVIALMLWACRGWVLSLGQEKVVDALAWALLAGGCLQAAVALMQYLGWASHFAGYLAAGAKNNITGQLGQRNHLGHYLMWALVSASYLWGAKKLHTALALPAVLYLAGVLGLVNSRTILLYVAAVAALAAVWRLRQGRAGNRLFAVSLFALAAVVAVQLALNTLLGWLGGTPVETALQRVGGSSFAMSARDLEWRNAWRVFRSAPLFGHGWDSFSLQGFLAAEFPQGYSPNGISVLFTHSHNIVLQLLAEMGLVGTLLVFGGAVWVVKPFFRRPATAACLFPLMLMAVSLCHSMLEYPLWYIYFLVPFALMAGAAPSERRPFQTAWGIPALLPAAAALVIAAGTVKLGFVYYDLTAFAKTDKNDDYAAVGRKIDGLRAIAAKEPLLAYYAELALTRRASPSDNVIKPWAEKAARRALRHRPYATASQYGLYQYRTGDPAQAEAWMRQLYRYYPSSMKYYVPQIRRSPHFSPLYPDLYRACNEYQKLKPRTESCPPP
- the hemF gene encoding oxygen-dependent coproporphyrinogen oxidase, translating into MDIQAVLNVLHHLQNHICAQLQAEEENGAAFAAELWQSKLGTGESRVLKQGAVFEQAGVNFSHVQGASLPASATASRPELAGAAFEAAGVSLVIHPRNPYVPTSHANVRFFCARPQGGEAVWWFGGGFDLTPFYPFDEDILHWHQTAKNLCDPFSDGLYAEYKKWCDEYFYLPHRSETRGVGGLFFDDLNRFGFDTCLRFIRETGEAYTEAYRPIVARRKHTPYGERERQFQLYRRGRYVEFNLVFDRGTHFGLQSGGRTESILMSMPPLVRFEYGYAPEAGSAEARLQDYLRPRGWLAELG
- a CDS encoding P-II family nitrogen regulator codes for the protein MKKIEAVIKPFKLDDVREALTDIGITGMTVTEVKGFGRQKGHTEVYRGAEYAVDFLPKVKIELVLRDEQVAQAVEVIVETARSGKIGDGKIFILPVEEAVRIRTGERDDAAV
- a CDS encoding DUF2069 domain-containing protein, with amino-acid sequence MDVRKNTLLPQRLAACCLIALIALCAAWELWLAPLRPGGSWLALKALPLCLPLAGVLKGRVYTFQWSCMLVLLYLAEAVMRLADVSAASRLCAAAAAVLGAGYFACCLWFVAAIRKGGGDAD